Proteins encoded within one genomic window of Rhodothermaceae bacterium:
- a CDS encoding citramalate synthase: MERIELFDTTLRDGTQGEHVTLSVNDKIRIAHRLDAFGINVIEGGWPGSNPKDQEFFELAIEEGWQQADICAFGSTRRVQNLPGEDPNLLALIKAETNTVSIFGKSWILHVEKALKVTKEENLDMIAESVKWLAQNGRRVIYDAEHFFDGYKDNAEYALATLRAAAESGADVLVLCDTNGGSMPADVGRITEHVSSVMNQHVIGIHAHNDSGVATANSIAAVEAGARHVQGTINGIGERTGNADLCTVIACLQHKMGYRCVSEEQLATLADLSQFVYEICNMLPIDRAPFVGRSAFAHKGGIHVSAVMKEPSAYEHMVPEAVGNKRRVLVSDLSGQSNVRYKAQELGITLDDNDQARRAVQRIKELEHLGYEFQGAEASFELLLRTIQGEDTEMFRLDRLRVYSEQDDQGSEWSEATVAVFVGDHRELAVSEGVGPVDALSKALNRALCRFYPRLEALRLADYKVRVLTPEEATAASVRVLIEHHDTNGEDIWHTVGVSPNILDASWQALTDGVRYYLLRTKPVVQTEEAEAVSAF; this comes from the coding sequence ATGGAACGGATTGAATTATTTGACACCACACTTCGCGACGGTACCCAAGGCGAGCATGTGACGCTTTCGGTAAATGATAAGATTCGTATTGCACACAGGCTTGACGCGTTTGGAATTAATGTGATTGAGGGGGGATGGCCCGGATCGAATCCGAAAGATCAGGAGTTTTTTGAACTTGCGATTGAGGAAGGCTGGCAACAGGCAGATATTTGTGCTTTCGGGTCTACCCGTCGCGTACAGAACCTCCCAGGTGAAGATCCCAATTTACTTGCACTCATCAAAGCCGAAACGAATACCGTTTCAATATTTGGTAAAAGCTGGATCCTGCACGTAGAGAAGGCCCTCAAGGTAACGAAGGAAGAAAATCTGGATATGATTGCGGAGTCAGTCAAATGGCTGGCTCAGAACGGTCGCCGTGTCATATATGACGCAGAGCATTTTTTTGATGGGTACAAGGACAATGCCGAATACGCATTAGCCACTCTACGTGCCGCTGCAGAGTCAGGTGCGGACGTGCTGGTATTGTGTGATACGAATGGTGGGAGTATGCCAGCAGATGTCGGACGAATCACAGAGCATGTAAGTTCCGTGATGAATCAGCATGTCATTGGTATTCACGCGCACAATGACAGTGGTGTTGCAACCGCGAATAGTATTGCTGCGGTCGAAGCGGGAGCGCGTCATGTGCAAGGCACAATCAATGGGATCGGTGAACGTACGGGGAATGCTGATTTATGTACAGTGATTGCCTGTCTTCAGCATAAAATGGGGTATCGGTGTGTCTCTGAAGAGCAGTTGGCTACACTTGCAGATTTGAGTCAGTTCGTGTATGAAATCTGTAATATGTTGCCAATTGACCGTGCTCCATTTGTTGGTCGAAGTGCTTTTGCGCACAAAGGTGGAATTCACGTATCGGCGGTCATGAAAGAACCGTCTGCGTATGAGCATATGGTCCCTGAGGCGGTGGGGAATAAAAGGCGGGTATTGGTTTCGGACTTGTCCGGGCAGTCCAATGTGCGTTACAAGGCGCAGGAGCTAGGGATTACACTCGACGATAATGATCAGGCACGGCGAGCGGTCCAGCGCATTAAGGAGTTAGAGCACCTTGGCTATGAGTTTCAGGGTGCTGAGGCATCTTTTGAACTATTGCTTCGAACGATACAGGGGGAAGATACAGAGATGTTCAGACTGGATCGGCTACGGGTATACAGTGAACAGGATGATCAAGGATCGGAGTGGTCTGAGGCTACTGTTGCTGTTTTTGTAGGAGATCATCGTGAGCTTGCGGTTAGTGAGGGAGTTGGACCTGTAGATGCTTTGTCCAAGGCATTGAATCGAGCACTTTGTCGCTTCTATCCTCGCTTGGAAGCCTTACGCCTCGCTGACTATAAAGTACGTGTTCTTACTCCAGAGGAAGCAACGGCAGCTTCTGTGCGTGTCCTGATCGAACATCACGATACAAACGGCGAGGATATCTGGCATACAGTGGGGGTCTCCCCAAATATTCTGGATGCCAGTTGGCAGGCGCTAACTGATGGCGTGCGCTATTATCTTTTGCGCACCAAACCTGTTGTACAGACAGAGGAGGCGGAAGCCGTCAGTGCATTCTGA
- a CDS encoding 3-isopropylmalate dehydratase, whose protein sequence is MESIIRGLAYVVGDAIDTDQIIPAEHLVYSLKKPDERRMYGRFAMSGVPAEDQGLPQGHIPFTDPDKYISKFTFVIGGVNFGCGSSREHAPFALTEAGAEVVVAQSYARIFYRNTIDGGFVIPFESHEKINHEIRTGDRLELDTTIGQLTNHTTGKEYLLKPLGDVADILNAGNVFEYARKNGLITTA, encoded by the coding sequence ATGGAATCAATTATTCGTGGTTTGGCTTACGTCGTTGGTGATGCGATTGATACAGATCAAATCATACCTGCGGAGCATTTGGTTTACAGTCTTAAGAAACCGGACGAGCGACGTATGTATGGTCGTTTTGCCATGAGCGGTGTCCCTGCAGAAGATCAAGGACTCCCTCAAGGTCATATTCCGTTCACAGATCCAGACAAATACATCAGCAAGTTTACCTTCGTTATTGGTGGTGTCAATTTTGGATGTGGATCATCGCGGGAGCATGCACCATTTGCATTGACGGAGGCGGGTGCCGAGGTGGTTGTAGCCCAGAGCTACGCGCGAATCTTTTATCGAAATACGATTGACGGAGGGTTTGTGATTCCTTTTGAGTCTCACGAGAAGATCAATCATGAAATCCGCACCGGAGATAGACTAGAACTTGATACAACTATTGGGCAGCTAACCAATCATACGACTGGGAAAGAGTATCTACTAAAACCGTTGGGAGATGTGGCCGATATTCTTAACGCGGGCAACGTCTTCGAATATGCAAGGAAGAATGGCCTGATTACCACTGCCTAA
- a CDS encoding 3-isopropylmalate dehydratase large subunit, with protein sequence MTITEKVIARHCGRERISPGESVWVDVDILMTHDVCGPPTIDIFKREFGEDAKVWDPEKLVILPDHYIFTQNHHANRNVRLLREFAQEHDLPHYYDVGSPRYKGVCHMALAEEGFNRPGSLLIGTDSHTCTSGAFGMFSTGVGNTDAALIMGTGKIWLRVPETMRFIFEGALPPYLMAKDLILAVIGEIGCDGATYRAMEFDGESVYSLSMQERMTLTNMAIEAGGKNGIIAPDETTIEYVRARTDHEFECIYSDENARFHSEYRYDVSTLEPVVAKPHRPDNRASVMEVAGTRLDRAYVGSCTGGKLEDFQAAAQIIKGQEVVIDTYIVPATTEISESLRTQTLDGTTLWDVFANAGCKMGQASCAACLGGPPDTFGRMQGDEVVISTTNRNFPGRMGSKQASVYLASPLTVAASALSGVITDPREVLV encoded by the coding sequence ATGACAATTACAGAAAAGGTTATTGCCCGCCATTGTGGTCGTGAAAGAATCTCGCCTGGTGAAAGTGTTTGGGTGGACGTAGATATTCTGATGACCCATGATGTGTGTGGTCCCCCAACCATTGACATTTTCAAACGTGAGTTTGGTGAGGATGCCAAGGTATGGGATCCAGAAAAACTGGTGATCCTCCCAGATCATTACATCTTCACGCAGAATCATCATGCCAATCGGAATGTACGTCTACTCAGGGAGTTTGCCCAGGAGCATGACTTGCCACATTATTATGATGTAGGTTCCCCCCGGTATAAGGGAGTATGTCATATGGCTCTTGCTGAAGAGGGGTTTAACCGACCTGGCTCATTGCTGATTGGTACAGACAGCCATACCTGCACATCTGGAGCTTTCGGTATGTTCTCAACTGGAGTTGGGAATACGGATGCAGCTCTCATCATGGGAACTGGAAAGATCTGGCTTCGCGTACCTGAGACCATGCGCTTTATTTTCGAGGGAGCCTTGCCTCCCTATCTGATGGCAAAAGATTTGATCTTGGCCGTGATTGGAGAAATCGGTTGCGATGGAGCTACGTATCGTGCAATGGAATTTGATGGAGAATCCGTCTATTCTCTCTCCATGCAGGAACGCATGACACTGACAAATATGGCCATTGAGGCAGGGGGGAAGAACGGGATTATTGCACCAGACGAAACCACAATTGAATATGTACGCGCACGGACTGATCACGAGTTTGAATGCATCTACAGTGATGAGAACGCACGTTTTCATTCAGAATACCGCTACGATGTATCAACCCTGGAACCTGTCGTGGCAAAACCTCATCGACCAGATAATCGTGCGAGTGTTATGGAGGTTGCCGGCACCCGCTTGGACCGGGCGTACGTTGGAAGTTGTACGGGTGGAAAATTGGAAGATTTTCAGGCGGCTGCTCAGATCATCAAGGGACAAGAGGTCGTGATCGATACGTATATCGTGCCTGCTACGACGGAGATTAGCGAGTCACTTCGAACGCAAACGCTTGATGGAACCACGCTTTGGGATGTATTTGCCAATGCAGGATGCAAGATGGGGCAGGCGAGTTGTGCCGCCTGTTTGGGAGGACCGCCAGATACGTTTGGTCGGATGCAGGGAGATGAGGTTGTGATTTCTACAACGAATCGTAATTTCCCCGGTCGTATGGGTTCGAAGCAGGCTTCAGTATATTTGGCATCGCCGCTGACGGTAGCCGCGAGTGCACTCAGTGGTGTTATTACAGATCCCAGAGAAGTTTTAGTGTAG